The proteins below come from a single Mangifera indica cultivar Alphonso chromosome 16, CATAS_Mindica_2.1, whole genome shotgun sequence genomic window:
- the LOC123199412 gene encoding uncharacterized protein LOC123199412 isoform X1 — protein sequence MRMRNKYRKPTTFPSNAGSRCSMSTVVWSLVGLLLMLHIYSLATHKNGVSGEVQLRKSQHVLFRELVEVEEENIQIPPPRGKRSPRAAKRRPKRTTTLIDEFLDENSQLRHVFFPDMKTAIDPMKDNGNHSFYYYPGRIWLDTEGAPIQAHGGGMIYDQRSRTYYWYGEYKDGPTYHAHKKGPARVDVIGVSCYSSKDLWTWTNEGIVLAAEEKNETHDLHKSNVLERPKVIYNEKTGKYVMWMHIDDCNYTKAAVGVAISDYPTGPFDYLYSKQPHGFDSRDMTIFKDDDGVAYLIYSTDDNSDLHIGPLTTDYLDVTNDVRRILAGQRREAPALFKFEGSYYMITSGCSGWAPNEAIVYAAESIMGPWEFMGNPCVGGNKIFRLTTFFAQSTYVIPVPGLPGSFIFMADRWNPADLRDSRYVWLPLIVGGPADRPLEYNFGFPLWSRVSIYWHKKWRLPLRWSF from the exons atgagGATGAGGAACAAATACAGAAAACCAACCACTTTCCCTTCCAATGCAGGGAGCAGATGTTCAATGTCTACCGTGGTCTGGAGCTTGGTGGGTCTTCTTCTTATGCTTCATATTTACTCCCTTGCTACCCACAAAAATGGGGTAAGTGGGGAAGTCCAATTGCGCAAAAGTCAACATGTATTATTTCGTGAACTAGTAGAGGTCGAAGAGGAGAATATCCAAATTCCCCCACCTAGAGGAAAACGCTCACCACGCGCTGCAAAGCGAAGACCTAAGCGGACAACCACATTGATTGATGAATTTCTTGATGAGAATTCCCAGCTTAGACATGTGTTTTTTCCTGATATGAAAACTGCTATAGATCCAATGAAGGACAATGGGAATCATAGCTTCTATTACTATCCGGGAAGGATTTGGTTGGATACTGAGGGAGCTCCTATTCAAGCTCACGGAGGGGGTATGATATATGACCAGAGATCAAGGACATATTATTGGTATGGAGAGTATAAAGATGGACCCACATATCATGCTCACAAAAAAGGACCAGCACGG GTTGATGTAATAGGAGTTAGCTGCTATTCCTCCAAGGACTTATGGACATGGACAAATGAGGGCATTGTTTTGGCAgcagaagagaaaaatgaaacacATGATCTCCACAAATCAAATGTGCTTGAGCGGCCAAAAGTGATTTACAATGAGAAGACAGGAAAGTATGTAATGTGGATGCACATTGATGATTGCAACTACACTAAGGCTGCCGTTGGTGTTGCCATTAGTGATTACCCAACTGGTCCTTTTGATTATCTCTATAGCAAGCAGCCACATGGATTTGACAGCAGGGACATGACAATCTTTAAAGATGATGATGGTGTGGCGTATCTTATCTATTCCACGGATGACAATAGTGATCTCCACATTGGACCGCTAACAACAGATTACCTTGATGTCACAAATGATGTGAGAAGGATTCTTGCGGGACAGCGGCGGGAAGCCCCTGCTCTATTTAAATTTGAGGGGAGTTACTACATGATCACATCAGGCTGCAGCGGATGGGCCCCAAATGAAGCGATTGTATATGCTGCTGAGTCCATTATGGGGCCATGGGAATTCATGGGAAACCCATGCGTTGGAGGGAACAAAATATTTCGGCTCACTACATTTTTCGCACAAAGCACATATGTGATTCCTGTGCCAGGGCTTCCAGGTTCATTTATTTTCATGGCAGATCGGTGGAATCCAGCTGACTTGAGGGACTCAAGATACGTCTGGTTACCTTTGATAGTAGGGGGACCTGCTGATCGACCACTGGAGTACAATTTTGGCTTCCCTTTATGGTCAAGAGTGTCAATATATTGGCATAAAAAATGGAGACTTCCTCTAAGATGGAGTTTTTGA
- the LOC123199412 gene encoding uncharacterized protein LOC123199412 isoform X2, with translation MSGNSGAQFMVKVFSGSRCSMSTVVWSLVGLLLMLHIYSLATHKNGVSGEVQLRKSQHVLFRELVEVEEENIQIPPPRGKRSPRAAKRRPKRTTTLIDEFLDENSQLRHVFFPDMKTAIDPMKDNGNHSFYYYPGRIWLDTEGAPIQAHGGGMIYDQRSRTYYWYGEYKDGPTYHAHKKGPARVDVIGVSCYSSKDLWTWTNEGIVLAAEEKNETHDLHKSNVLERPKVIYNEKTGKYVMWMHIDDCNYTKAAVGVAISDYPTGPFDYLYSKQPHGFDSRDMTIFKDDDGVAYLIYSTDDNSDLHIGPLTTDYLDVTNDVRRILAGQRREAPALFKFEGSYYMITSGCSGWAPNEAIVYAAESIMGPWEFMGNPCVGGNKIFRLTTFFAQSTYVIPVPGLPGSFIFMADRWNPADLRDSRYVWLPLIVGGPADRPLEYNFGFPLWSRVSIYWHKKWRLPLRWSF, from the exons ATGTCTGGAAATAGTGGTGCTCAATTCATGGTTAAGGTGTTCTCAG GGAGCAGATGTTCAATGTCTACCGTGGTCTGGAGCTTGGTGGGTCTTCTTCTTATGCTTCATATTTACTCCCTTGCTACCCACAAAAATGGGGTAAGTGGGGAAGTCCAATTGCGCAAAAGTCAACATGTATTATTTCGTGAACTAGTAGAGGTCGAAGAGGAGAATATCCAAATTCCCCCACCTAGAGGAAAACGCTCACCACGCGCTGCAAAGCGAAGACCTAAGCGGACAACCACATTGATTGATGAATTTCTTGATGAGAATTCCCAGCTTAGACATGTGTTTTTTCCTGATATGAAAACTGCTATAGATCCAATGAAGGACAATGGGAATCATAGCTTCTATTACTATCCGGGAAGGATTTGGTTGGATACTGAGGGAGCTCCTATTCAAGCTCACGGAGGGGGTATGATATATGACCAGAGATCAAGGACATATTATTGGTATGGAGAGTATAAAGATGGACCCACATATCATGCTCACAAAAAAGGACCAGCACGG GTTGATGTAATAGGAGTTAGCTGCTATTCCTCCAAGGACTTATGGACATGGACAAATGAGGGCATTGTTTTGGCAgcagaagagaaaaatgaaacacATGATCTCCACAAATCAAATGTGCTTGAGCGGCCAAAAGTGATTTACAATGAGAAGACAGGAAAGTATGTAATGTGGATGCACATTGATGATTGCAACTACACTAAGGCTGCCGTTGGTGTTGCCATTAGTGATTACCCAACTGGTCCTTTTGATTATCTCTATAGCAAGCAGCCACATGGATTTGACAGCAGGGACATGACAATCTTTAAAGATGATGATGGTGTGGCGTATCTTATCTATTCCACGGATGACAATAGTGATCTCCACATTGGACCGCTAACAACAGATTACCTTGATGTCACAAATGATGTGAGAAGGATTCTTGCGGGACAGCGGCGGGAAGCCCCTGCTCTATTTAAATTTGAGGGGAGTTACTACATGATCACATCAGGCTGCAGCGGATGGGCCCCAAATGAAGCGATTGTATATGCTGCTGAGTCCATTATGGGGCCATGGGAATTCATGGGAAACCCATGCGTTGGAGGGAACAAAATATTTCGGCTCACTACATTTTTCGCACAAAGCACATATGTGATTCCTGTGCCAGGGCTTCCAGGTTCATTTATTTTCATGGCAGATCGGTGGAATCCAGCTGACTTGAGGGACTCAAGATACGTCTGGTTACCTTTGATAGTAGGGGGACCTGCTGATCGACCACTGGAGTACAATTTTGGCTTCCCTTTATGGTCAAGAGTGTCAATATATTGGCATAAAAAATGGAGACTTCCTCTAAGATGGAGTTTTTGA
- the LOC123198710 gene encoding protein SHORT-ROOT-like → MDTLFGLVSLQSDQSFNSSRTSSSSRSSRQNNHNNYCQQEDEECFNFLMDEEDFSSSSSKHYYPYHQPHPSNTTATPTTTTTNTSTPTHQLFEATDFSFSPSRDLNFEFSSHWATDILLETARAVADKNSACLQQLMWMLNELSSPYGDTDQKLASYFLQALYNRIRDTGDQCYRTLALASEKTRSFESTRRMVLKFQEVSPWTTFGHVACNGAIMEAFEGENNLHIIDISNTYCTQWPTLLEALATRTDETPHLRLTTVVATKSAGSNSGAGGLATVQKVMKEIGNRMEKFARLMGVPFKFNVIHHVGDLCDLNLGELDIRNDEALAINCIGAFHTIRAVDNSRDILISNLRRLQPRIITVVEEEADLDVGSDGVEFVRGFEECVRWFRVYFESLDESFSRTSNERLMLERAAGRAMVDLVACQPAESIERRESATRWSQRLHAAGFSPTMFSDEVCDDVRALLRRYRDGWSMAQCPDGGIFLSFKEQTVVWASAWRP, encoded by the coding sequence ATGGATACTTTGTTTGGGCTTGTTAGTCTTCAGTCTGATCAATCTTTCAACTCTAGCAGAACCTCAAGTAGCTCAAGATCCTCTAGACAAAACAACCACAACAATTACTGCCAACAAGAAGACGAAGAATGCTTCAACTTTTTAATGGATGAAGAAGACTTCTCCTCGTCTTCTTCCAAACACTACTATCCTTATCATCAACCCCACCCTTCTAACACCACCGCTACtcccaccaccaccacaacTAACACTAGCACTCCTACCCATCAACTCTTTGAAGCCACTGACTTCTCTTTCTCCCCTTCTCGGGACCTCAATTTCGAATTTTCTTCCCACTGGGCTACCGATATTCTCCTTGAGACAGCACGCGCTGTTGCCGATAAAAACAGTGCTTGTCTTCAGCAGTTGATGTGGATGCTTAACGAGCTCAGTTCTCCCTATGGTGACACCGATCAAAAGCTCGCTTCTTACTTTCTTCAAGCCTTGTATAATCGCATAAGAGATACTGGAGACCAGTGTTACCGTACTTTAGCGTTGGCGTCAGAAAAGACTCGTTCTTTCGAGTCAACAAGAAGGATGGTGTTGAAGTTTCAAGAGGTAAGCCCTTGGACTACTTTCGGTCATGTAGCTTGTAATGGTGCGATCATGGAAGCCTTTGAAGGGGAAAACAATTTACATATTATCGATATTAGTAACACATATTGCACACAATGGCCTACTTTGCTCGAAGCCCTTGCCACTCGAACGGACGAGACCCCCCACCTGAGGCTAACCACTGTTGTGGCTACAAAATCGGCTGGTAGTAATTCTGGTGCTGGAGGTTTAGCCACTGTGCAAAAAGTGATGAAAGAAATAGGCAACAGGATGGAGAAATTTGCTAGGCTTATGGGTGTCCCTTTTAAATTCAATGTTATTCACCACGTTGGTGATTTATGCGACCTAAATTTAGGTGAACTAGATATCAGAAACGATGAAGCTCTTGCTATAAACTGTATTGGTGCTTTCCATACAATCAGAGCCGTTGATAATAGTAGAGATATTCTGATATCAAATTTGAGAAGGCTACAACCAAGGATAATCActgttgttgaagaagaagctgATCTTGATGTGGGCAGTGATGGGGTTGAATTTGTTAGGGGTTTTGAAGAATGTGTAAGATGGTTTAGGGTTTACTTTGAGTCGCTAGATGAAAGCTTTTCAAGAACAAGCAATGAACGGTTGATGCTTGAGCGAGCAGCCGGGCGTGCGATGGTGGACCTGGTGGCTTGTCAACCAGCAGAATCGATCGAACGGCGGGAGTCAGCCACGCGCTGGTCGCAACGCCTCCATGCAGCAGGGTTTAGCCCTACCATGTTCAGTGATGAAGTGTGTGATGATGTACGCGCCTTGTTGAGGAGGTACAGGGATGGCTGGTCAATGGCACAGTGCCCTGATGGCGGAATTTTCTTGTCTTTTAAAGAACAAACGGTGGTTTGGGCAAGTGCGTGGCGGCCATAA